In Miscanthus floridulus cultivar M001 chromosome 5, ASM1932011v1, whole genome shotgun sequence, one genomic interval encodes:
- the LOC136454885 gene encoding uncharacterized protein yields MATYYQEVRWLEDKFDGLKLNHISRRLNEAANMLTKAASSRELVLMGVFASDQHKPLVRYEESEKGGDGSSNPGLRADQPLATSGFEVMELEEDPAIEPDPLVDWRMLYLDYLLRDTLPTDRMEARWLARHAKSFVLVEGELYKRSHTRILLHCIPFE; encoded by the coding sequence ATGGCcacatactaccaagaagtccgctggttggaggacaaattcgatggcctcaagctcaatcacatctcgaGGCGTCTCAACGAGGCAGCTAACATGCTCACAAAAGCAGCATCTAGCCGAGAGCTAGTGCTAATGGGAGTCTTCGCCAGTGACCAGCACAAGCCCTTGGTTCGCTACGAGGAGTCAGAAAAAGGTGGTGATGGTTCATCCAATCCCGGCCTGAGGGCTGACCAACCATTAGCTACATCCGGCTttgaggtcatggagctcgaagaggacccagcgatagagcctgaccctctggtcgactggaggatgctctaccttgactacctcctccgtgacacacTACCAACAGATAGgatggaggctcgatggctcgcacgtcatgccaagtcctttgttcttgtggagggtgaactctacaagcgaagccacaccaggatcctactgCACTGCATCCCCTTTGAATAG